A genomic segment from Arcobacter acticola encodes:
- a CDS encoding HsdM family class I SAM-dependent methyltransferase, translating to MESKINRITDILRRDDGISGAMHYTEQISWILFLKFLNDLEETKNDDAQLDGEIYNFVLDEKFRWGSWAVLKANGKIDVINSKSGEDLLEFVNKELFPYLKSFKNITENPKSIKYKIGAIFEFLDNRIANGHTLREVLDIIDEMDFHNNSDLYQLSLIYEKLLKDMGSDGGNSGEFYTPRPLIKVITEVVNPKIGDKIYDPAVGSCGFLIEAYNHIRYENIETNKQRELSTEQLRFLSEDTFFGNEKTPLSYVMGVMNMILHGVESPNISKTNTLTRDIRGLEEKDRYDCILANPPFGGKEKEQIQQNFPIKSNATELLFLQHMMNSLKLQGRCGVVIPEGVLFQTNNAFQSVKKDLCERFNVHTILSLPSGVFLPYSGVKTNVIFFDRNGSTSDIFYYEVNPSSKLTKNKPINNSHFEEFLDVWKDRKITDNSWIVNINDIKDFDISAKNPNRNDTIEHKSPIELVENIKLNNAEINDLMDEIEAILIGKDINE from the coding sequence TTGGAAAGCAAAATAAACAGAATAACAGATATCCTAAGAAGAGATGATGGTATAAGTGGAGCGATGCACTACACAGAGCAAATCTCTTGGATACTTTTTTTAAAATTCCTTAATGATCTTGAAGAAACAAAAAATGATGATGCTCAGCTTGATGGTGAGATTTATAACTTTGTTTTAGATGAAAAGTTCAGATGGGGTTCATGGGCTGTTTTAAAAGCAAATGGGAAAATAGATGTAATCAACTCAAAAAGTGGAGAAGATTTATTAGAGTTTGTAAATAAAGAACTATTTCCTTATCTAAAATCATTTAAAAATATTACTGAAAATCCTAAATCAATCAAATACAAAATTGGTGCTATATTTGAATTTTTGGATAATAGAATAGCAAATGGACACACCCTTAGAGAAGTGTTAGACATCATTGATGAGATGGATTTTCATAACAATAGTGATTTATATCAATTATCTCTTATCTATGAAAAACTTCTAAAAGATATGGGTAGTGATGGTGGAAATAGTGGTGAATTTTATACACCTCGTCCACTTATCAAAGTGATTACAGAGGTAGTAAATCCTAAAATTGGTGATAAAATCTATGATCCAGCAGTTGGAAGTTGTGGATTTTTGATTGAAGCTTATAATCATATCAGATATGAAAATATTGAAACAAATAAACAAAGAGAGTTATCAACTGAGCAATTGAGATTTTTAAGTGAAGATACTTTTTTTGGAAATGAAAAAACTCCATTATCTTATGTAATGGGTGTAATGAATATGATTTTACACGGAGTTGAGTCTCCAAATATATCTAAAACAAATACACTAACACGAGATATACGAGGTTTAGAGGAAAAAGATAGATATGATTGTATCTTAGCAAATCCTCCTTTTGGTGGAAAAGAAAAAGAGCAAATCCAACAAAACTTTCCTATTAAATCAAATGCAACAGAGTTACTATTTTTACAACATATGATGAATAGTTTAAAACTTCAAGGTCGTTGTGGTGTTGTAATTCCTGAGGGTGTATTGTTTCAAACTAACAATGCTTTTCAATCTGTAAAAAAAGATTTATGTGAAAGGTTTAATGTTCATACTATTTTATCACTACCAAGTGGAGTATTTTTACCATATAGTGGAGTTAAAACGAATGTAATCTTCTTTGATAGAAATGGAAGTACTTCTGATATATTTTATTATGAAGTAAATCCAAGCTCTAAACTTACAAAAAACAAGCCAATTAACAATAGTCATTTTGAAGAGTTTTTAGACGTATGGAAAGATAGGAAAATCACTGATAATTCTTGGATAGTGAATATAAATGATATTAAAGATTTTGATATTAGTGCCAAAAATCCAAATAGAAATGACACTATTGAGCATAAATCTCCAATTGAGTTAGTTGAAAATATCAAACTAAACAATGCTGAAATAAATGATTTGATGGATGAGATAGAAGCTATTTTGATAGGGAAAGATATAAATGAGTGA
- a CDS encoding Abi family protein produces MITYEKPHLSYHEQIQLLKNRNLNINDEDYALQKLKHISYYRLSAYFIPFYSQKDIFTNGTTFDDIIELYHFDKELRILTFSAIEKIEIFLRTSIAYNFAKEHTPFGYVDNKNFYCDDKDFNWFCSDVQKETKRSKETFVKHFRDKYTQKDLPIWMVVETISFGTLSKLYTMLCPETEKLILNGIDLPSFVFKNWLHVFSYIRNISAHHSRLWNRQFVIKTKIPRHKKEFKGMINDRYYTFAMMANYVLTAINDTFDFKKELKDLFDKYPNIDKKSMGFIEY; encoded by the coding sequence ATGATTACTTACGAAAAACCACATTTATCATATCATGAACAAATCCAACTTTTAAAAAATAGAAACTTAAATATAAATGATGAAGATTATGCTTTGCAAAAATTAAAACATATTAGTTATTATAGATTAAGTGCTTATTTCATACCTTTTTATTCTCAAAAAGATATTTTTACTAATGGTACTACTTTTGATGATATTATAGAGTTATATCATTTTGATAAAGAGCTTCGAATACTAACATTTAGTGCAATAGAAAAAATAGAAATATTTTTAAGAACTTCAATAGCATATAACTTTGCAAAAGAGCATACACCTTTTGGATATGTGGATAATAAAAATTTTTATTGTGATGACAAAGATTTTAATTGGTTTTGTTCTGATGTGCAAAAAGAAACTAAAAGATCAAAAGAAACTTTTGTAAAACACTTTAGAGATAAGTATACTCAAAAAGATTTACCAATATGGATGGTAGTAGAAACTATATCTTTTGGAACACTGTCAAAACTTTATACTATGCTTTGTCCAGAAACTGAAAAACTTATACTTAATGGTATAGATTTACCGTCGTTTGTATTTAAAAATTGGCTTCATGTTTTTTCGTATATAAGAAATATATCAGCTCATCATAGCAGGTTATGGAATAGGCAATTTGTAATTAAAACAAAAATACCAAGACATAAAAAAGAGTTCAAAGGTATGATAAATGATAGATATTATACTTTTGCAATGATGGCAAATTATGTTTTAACTGCGATAAATGATACTTTTGACTTCAAAAAAGAGTTAAAAGATTTGTTTGATAAATATCCAAATATTGATAAAAAAAGTATGGGATTTATTGAATATTGA
- the hsdR gene encoding EcoAI/FtnUII family type I restriction enzme subunit R, with translation MTESDTRSKLIDPKLKESNWTENNIVREYFFTDGRKLIGNKRGKRYFVDYLLSFKNTNLAIVEAKADDKDALDGLQQSIEYAKKLKIDFVYATNGLKIFEHSLIEGNGKWIDSYPTPQELFERKFGKIDTKVETTITYPFHLEDGMKPRFYQQIAVQKAIEAIANNKDRVLLTLATGTGKTYIAFQIVYRLFQSKWNKDGSNRRPKILFLADRNILKSQAINQFNSMEKDIVEITGKEIRKRGGKVPTNANVFFAIYQSIAENKKQIENTQEDEEDDVSGYYKQYPKNFFDLIIIDECHRGSANDESSWRDILNHFTSATHLGLTATPKRDDNGDTYKYFGDPIYEYSLKDGINDGFLTPYKVKRVQTNIDEYKFDPNDIITGELKENIVKLEQFEKQVIIPKRTRLIARTILNNINPMDKTIVFCVNQQHASEMKIAIDKYKTIKDNSYCVRVTSDEGEIGRNFLEDFQNNDKDIPTILTSSKMLTTGVDAKNVRNVVLTAPIRSMTEFKQIIGRGTRVFEGKDFFTIIDFVGATNLFYDKEWDDNKDKLKEDIEDIIATDNELDKDKPDTNQNDYELQDNQEDKVSDIESEYEARTSDEKQKNEKVIIDIKGKKLKVINIETTYVGDDGKPLKTNEYLELLIGILGKFYNDEQGLREIWSSPKNRKDLLNKLREMNIDESQLNDLKEIFEAQNSDIYDVLAHISFNLDIKTRSERVIAVESSTFVEKYHNEKAKEFIEFILERYKKDGVKELDEDKLSDLVKLSGFDRSELRQSFGNYNIRDEYFGLQREIYK, from the coding sequence ATGACTGAATCAGATACTCGTTCTAAACTTATTGATCCTAAACTAAAAGAATCAAATTGGACTGAAAATAACATTGTTAGAGAGTACTTTTTTACTGATGGTAGAAAACTAATTGGTAATAAAAGAGGAAAAAGATATTTTGTAGATTATCTACTCTCTTTTAAAAATACAAATCTAGCAATAGTTGAAGCAAAAGCAGATGATAAAGATGCTCTTGATGGTTTACAACAATCAATAGAGTATGCCAAAAAGTTAAAAATAGATTTTGTATATGCTACAAATGGACTTAAAATCTTTGAACACTCTTTGATAGAAGGAAATGGTAAATGGATTGATTCATATCCAACTCCTCAAGAACTGTTTGAAAGAAAATTTGGGAAAATTGATACAAAAGTAGAAACTACTATCACGTATCCATTTCATTTAGAAGATGGGATGAAACCAAGATTCTATCAACAAATTGCAGTTCAAAAAGCTATTGAAGCAATTGCAAATAACAAAGATAGAGTTCTTTTAACACTTGCTACGGGAACTGGTAAAACTTATATAGCATTTCAAATAGTTTATAGACTATTCCAATCAAAATGGAATAAAGATGGAAGTAATAGAAGACCAAAGATTCTATTTCTTGCAGATAGAAATATACTAAAATCACAAGCAATAAATCAGTTTAATTCAATGGAAAAAGATATTGTTGAAATTACAGGAAAAGAGATTAGAAAGCGTGGTGGAAAAGTTCCTACAAATGCTAATGTATTCTTTGCAATATACCAATCAATTGCTGAAAATAAAAAACAGATAGAAAATACACAAGAAGATGAAGAAGATGATGTAAGTGGATACTATAAACAATATCCAAAAAACTTCTTTGATTTAATTATCATAGATGAGTGTCATAGAGGTAGTGCTAACGATGAAAGTTCTTGGAGAGATATTTTAAATCATTTTACAAGTGCTACACATTTAGGATTAACTGCAACTCCAAAAAGAGATGACAATGGAGATACGTACAAATACTTTGGCGATCCAATTTATGAATACTCACTAAAAGATGGTATTAATGACGGATTTCTAACTCCTTACAAAGTAAAAAGAGTTCAAACAAATATAGATGAATACAAGTTTGATCCAAATGACATAATAACAGGTGAACTAAAAGAAAACATAGTAAAACTAGAACAGTTTGAAAAACAAGTAATTATTCCAAAAAGAACAAGATTAATAGCAAGAACTATATTAAACAATATAAATCCTATGGATAAGACTATTGTATTTTGCGTAAACCAACAACATGCATCAGAAATGAAAATTGCAATTGATAAATATAAAACTATCAAAGACAATAGCTATTGTGTACGAGTAACATCAGATGAAGGTGAAATTGGAAGAAACTTTTTAGAAGATTTTCAAAACAATGATAAAGATATCCCTACCATACTAACAAGTTCTAAGATGCTAACAACAGGAGTTGATGCTAAAAATGTAAGAAATGTAGTATTAACAGCTCCTATTAGATCTATGACAGAATTTAAGCAAATCATTGGAAGAGGTACAAGAGTTTTTGAAGGAAAAGATTTCTTCACTATAATTGATTTTGTAGGAGCTACGAATCTGTTTTATGATAAAGAATGGGATGATAATAAAGATAAGTTAAAAGAAGATATTGAAGATATTATAGCCACAGACAATGAGCTTGATAAAGATAAACCTGATACAAACCAAAATGATTATGAGTTACAAGATAATCAAGAAGATAAAGTTAGTGATATAGAAAGTGAATATGAAGCTAGAACATCAGATGAAAAACAAAAAAATGAAAAAGTAATTATAGATATAAAAGGTAAAAAACTAAAAGTAATCAACATAGAAACTACTTATGTTGGAGACGATGGTAAGCCTCTTAAAACAAATGAATACTTAGAATTATTGATTGGTATTTTAGGTAAGTTTTACAATGACGAACAAGGTTTAAGAGAAATATGGAGTAGTCCAAAAAATAGAAAAGATTTATTAAATAAACTAAGAGAAATGAATATAGATGAATCTCAATTAAATGATTTAAAAGAAATCTTTGAAGCGCAAAATTCAGATATTTATGATGTATTAGCTCATATATCTTTTAATCTTGATATAAAAACAAGAAGTGAAAGAGTAATAGCTGTTGAGAGCTCTACTTTTGTGGAAAAATATCACAATGAAAAAGCAAAAGAGTTTATAGAATTTATCCTAGAACGATATAAAAAAGATGGTGTTAAAGAATTAGATGAAGATAAACTAAGTGATTTGGTGAAACTTAGTGGATTTGATAGAAGTGAGTTAAGACAATCTTTTGGAAATTACAATATTAGAGATGAATATTTTGGATTGCAAAGAGAAATTTATAAATGA
- a CDS encoding tyrosine-type recombinase/integrase: protein MPKISKPLTTTEVKSYKAESKMYKKPDGKGLWLVVKPNGTKSWRFDFRYGNKNLSMSFGIYPEVGLKEAREKREEAREQLSKNNNPISIKRIKKASESLTLQNVIEEWLELRKRSTSEATITQNERIIKNITNWLGTVAIKDIKRTDIIFALEKMQNRGVVESAHRLLSLINKIYMYAVTKEYVEHNIIADIDKSSVLVPNKKDNHLPALTNPKDIRQLLLDINSIGEKLKSDISTIFIFKLIPYVFVRSENIRLMCWDDLNLEKGIWEIPKEKMKMKVDFVCPLPFQAVNILKQIEPYSKHRSKFVFPSPYKNDRGVSGATLSDTLNKLGYQNKHSFHGFRSMFSTIAHELYKEHGFHSDIIESCLAHKEKNKIKAAYNRESKFKYFEEKKELIQWWADWLDQIKKSI, encoded by the coding sequence ATGCCAAAAATATCTAAACCGCTTACTACAACAGAAGTAAAGAGCTATAAAGCCGAATCTAAAATGTATAAAAAACCTGATGGAAAAGGATTATGGCTAGTTGTAAAACCTAATGGAACTAAATCATGGAGATTTGATTTTAGATATGGTAATAAAAATCTTAGTATGTCTTTTGGTATTTATCCTGAAGTCGGATTAAAAGAAGCTAGAGAAAAGAGAGAAGAGGCTAGAGAACAATTATCTAAGAATAATAATCCTATATCGATTAAAAGAATTAAAAAAGCTTCAGAATCATTAACGTTACAAAATGTAATTGAAGAATGGTTAGAACTTAGAAAAAGAAGTACTAGTGAAGCTACTATAACCCAAAATGAAAGAATTATAAAAAATATTACAAATTGGCTTGGTACTGTTGCTATAAAAGATATAAAAAGAACAGATATTATATTTGCATTAGAAAAAATGCAAAATAGGGGAGTTGTTGAATCAGCCCATAGACTATTGTCTTTAATTAATAAAATATACATGTATGCAGTTACTAAAGAATATGTAGAACATAACATAATTGCAGATATAGATAAAAGTTCAGTTTTAGTTCCAAATAAAAAAGATAATCATCTTCCTGCATTAACTAATCCCAAAGATATTAGACAACTACTTCTTGATATAAATTCAATTGGTGAAAAATTAAAAAGTGATATTAGTACTATATTTATATTTAAACTCATTCCTTATGTTTTTGTTAGAAGTGAAAATATTAGACTTATGTGTTGGGATGACTTAAATTTAGAAAAAGGTATATGGGAAATACCAAAAGAAAAAATGAAAATGAAAGTTGATTTTGTTTGTCCTTTACCATTTCAAGCTGTAAATATTTTAAAACAAATTGAACCATATTCAAAACATAGGAGTAAATTTGTATTTCCATCACCTTATAAGAACGATAGGGGAGTTTCAGGTGCTACCTTATCAGATACATTAAATAAGCTTGGATATCAAAATAAACACTCTTTCCATGGCTTTAGAAGTATGTTTTCTACTATTGCTCATGAATTATATAAAGAACATGGTTTTCATTCTGATATTATTGAATCTTGTCTAGCTCATAAAGAGAAAAATAAAATTAAAGCGGCTTACAATAGAGAATCAAAATTTAAATATTTTGAAGAAAAAAAAGAACTAATTCAGTGGTGGGCTGATTGGTTAGATCAAATAAAAAAAAGCATATAA
- a CDS encoding YciI family protein, which produces MQYLVIAYDNENALERRLESREAHIEGARKLMAEGKIINAGALIEDDVMVGSTLFIDFETDEELDEWLENEPYVKNNVWNMDEFQIVPMKLLPKK; this is translated from the coding sequence ATGCAATATTTAGTTATCGCTTATGACAATGAAAACGCACTAGAAAGAAGATTAGAATCAAGAGAAGCACACATTGAAGGTGCAAGAAAACTTATGGCTGAAGGTAAAATAATAAACGCAGGTGCATTAATAGAAGATGATGTAATGGTAGGATCTACACTTTTTATAGATTTTGAAACAGATGAAGAATTAGATGAGTGGTTAGAAAATGAACCTTATGTAAAAAATAATGTATGGAACATGGATGAATTCCAGATCGTTCCAATGAAATTACTCCCAAAAAAATAA
- the rpoC gene encoding DNA-directed RNA polymerase subunit beta': MSNNEKILSPIEIKELERPQDFAAFQLRLASPEKILAWSCGEVKKPETINYRTLKPERDGLFCAKIFGPVKDYECLCGKYKKMRYKGVVCEKCGVEVTSSKVRRHRMGHIDLVSPVAHIWMVSSLPTRIGTLLGVKLKDLERVLYYEAYIVSVAGDAFYDNEKTKKVEKYDILNEEQYRTIADLFEHTGFEANMGGQIVRDLLETIDLFELLTVLKEEMGSTKSEAKRKTIIKRLKVVENFLNSGNKPEWMMLTQLPVLPPDLRPLVSLDGGKFAVSDVNDLYRRVINRNNRLKRLTELDAPEIIIRNEKRMLQEAVDALFDNGKTANAVKGANKRPLKSLSEIIKGKQGRFRQNLLGKRVDFSGRSVIVVGPTLNMDQCGIPKKMALELFKPHLMAKLEEKGYATTLKAAKRLIESEANEVWECLNEIVDEYPIMLNRAPTLHKLSIQAFHPVLIDGKAIRLHPLVCAAFNADFDGDQMAVHVPLSQEAVAEAKILMMSSMNILLPASGRAIAVPSQDMILGIYYLSLEKDGVKGEHKLFTDVNEVKIALDMGQVDLHAKIRTKLDDKVIHTTVGRLIIHEILPEFVPANLWNKILKKKDIGILVDYIYKHGGYEVTPRFLDNLKNLGFKYATIAGISISIDDIRVPETKVGHITKSKKEVIDVQKQFSQGLLTEQERYNKIIDIWTEVNNRLGSEMMELVKTDKNGFNSIYMMADSGARGSAAQIRQLSGMRGLMAKPDGSIIETPIISNFREGLNVLEYFISTHGARKGLADTALKTANAGYLTRKLIDVSQNVRITVEDCGTHEGIEITDITSGNELIESLEERITGRVIAEDIIDPISNEILFAEGTLITEEDAKVVADAEVKAVTIRTPLTCKVENGLCSKCYGLNLGEQRKAKPGEAVGVVAAQSIGEPGTQLTLRTFHVGGTASATQTERELKADKEGFIRYYNIKKHVKSDGKIIVANRRNAGVLLVEPKINAPFKGKVTVETIHEETILTITNGKDTKKYYLRKNDVAKANELAGISGKIEGKLYLPYSNGDEVEQNESIVEMIKDGWNVPNRIPFASELKVEDGAPITSIITSGAKGTVKYYKLIGDYLERREDIKAGDTVSDKGVFAVIVDGEDREALRHYIARGSLIELNDNTNVEKESVIAVPKVSAQVVIAEWDPYANPTIAEKAGTISFEDIIPGVTVSEQFDELTGTSKLVVNEYIPSGYKPTIILATDDKEIIRYSLDPKTSLNVAEGKKVEVADILGKTPKATQKSKDITGGLPRVSELFEARRPKNIAVLASFDGVVTFGKPLRNKQRIIISDNTGNNSEYLVEKSKQILVHEGEFVHAGEALTDGQTSPHDVLRILGEKALHYFIVSEVQQVYRSQGVNIADKHIEVITSQMLRQVAILDGGDTKFIVGDMVSKKKFKIENAKVIKLGGEPAIAEPLLLGITRAAVTSDSIISAASFQETTKVLTEAAISAKMDMLEDLKENVVIGRTIPVGTGLYKNQKIKFSEH; encoded by the coding sequence ATGAGTAATAACGAAAAAATATTATCGCCAATTGAAATAAAAGAGTTAGAAAGACCGCAAGATTTCGCGGCTTTCCAATTAAGATTAGCTAGTCCTGAAAAAATATTAGCTTGGTCTTGTGGTGAAGTAAAAAAACCTGAAACTATTAACTATAGAACACTTAAACCTGAAAGAGATGGTTTATTTTGTGCGAAAATTTTTGGACCTGTAAAAGATTATGAATGTCTTTGTGGTAAATACAAAAAAATGAGATACAAAGGTGTTGTATGTGAAAAATGTGGAGTTGAAGTAACTTCATCAAAAGTTAGACGACATAGAATGGGTCATATTGATTTAGTATCTCCTGTTGCACATATTTGGATGGTTAGCTCATTACCAACAAGAATCGGTACATTATTAGGTGTTAAACTTAAAGATCTTGAGAGAGTATTATATTATGAAGCATATATTGTAAGCGTTGCAGGTGATGCATTTTACGATAATGAAAAAACTAAAAAAGTTGAAAAATATGATATCTTAAATGAAGAACAATATAGAACTATTGCAGATTTATTTGAGCACACAGGTTTTGAAGCAAACATGGGTGGACAAATTGTAAGAGATTTATTAGAAACTATTGATTTATTTGAATTATTAACAGTTTTAAAAGAAGAAATGGGTTCAACTAAATCAGAAGCAAAAAGAAAAACTATAATCAAAAGATTAAAAGTTGTTGAAAACTTCTTAAACTCTGGAAATAAACCAGAATGGATGATGTTAACTCAATTACCAGTTCTTCCACCTGATTTAAGACCACTTGTTTCACTTGATGGTGGAAAATTTGCAGTTTCAGACGTTAATGACTTATATAGAAGAGTTATTAACAGAAACAACAGATTAAAAAGATTAACAGAACTTGATGCTCCTGAAATCATTATCAGAAATGAAAAAAGAATGCTTCAAGAAGCAGTTGATGCTTTATTTGATAATGGTAAAACTGCAAATGCTGTTAAAGGTGCAAATAAAAGACCTTTAAAATCATTATCAGAAATTATTAAAGGTAAACAAGGACGATTCAGACAAAACTTACTTGGTAAAAGGGTTGACTTCTCAGGAAGATCTGTTATCGTTGTTGGGCCTACATTAAATATGGACCAATGTGGTATTCCTAAAAAAATGGCTTTAGAGTTATTTAAACCGCATTTAATGGCTAAATTAGAAGAAAAAGGTTATGCAACTACTTTAAAAGCTGCAAAAAGATTAATTGAATCTGAAGCTAATGAAGTATGGGAATGTCTAAACGAAATCGTTGATGAATACCCAATTATGTTAAATAGAGCTCCAACTCTACATAAACTTTCTATTCAAGCTTTCCACCCTGTATTAATTGATGGAAAAGCAATTAGATTACACCCATTAGTTTGTGCTGCATTTAATGCCGACTTCGATGGGGATCAAATGGCAGTTCACGTGCCTTTATCACAAGAAGCAGTTGCAGAAGCAAAAATTTTAATGATGTCTTCTATGAATATTCTTTTACCAGCATCTGGTAGAGCTATTGCTGTACCATCACAGGATATGATTTTAGGTATTTATTATCTATCATTAGAAAAAGATGGAGTAAAAGGTGAGCACAAATTATTTACAGATGTAAATGAAGTTAAAATTGCATTAGATATGGGTCAAGTTGATCTTCATGCAAAAATTAGAACTAAATTAGATGATAAAGTTATTCATACAACTGTTGGAAGATTAATTATTCATGAAATTTTACCTGAATTTGTACCAGCAAATTTATGGAATAAAATTTTAAAGAAAAAAGATATTGGTATATTAGTTGATTATATTTATAAACATGGTGGTTATGAAGTAACTCCAAGATTCTTAGATAACTTAAAAAATCTAGGGTTTAAATATGCAACAATTGCTGGTATTTCTATTTCTATTGATGATATTAGAGTTCCTGAAACAAAAGTTGGACATATTACTAAATCTAAAAAAGAAGTTATTGACGTTCAAAAACAATTCTCTCAAGGTTTATTAACTGAGCAAGAAAGATATAATAAAATTATTGATATCTGGACAGAAGTTAATAATAGACTTGGTTCAGAGATGATGGAATTAGTTAAAACTGATAAAAATGGATTTAACTCTATTTATATGATGGCTGACTCAGGAGCTAGGGGTTCTGCTGCTCAAATTAGACAGTTATCGGGTATGAGGGGACTTATGGCTAAGCCAGATGGTTCAATTATTGAAACTCCAATTATTTCAAACTTTAGAGAAGGTCTAAACGTACTTGAGTACTTTATTTCTACTCACGGAGCTAGAAAAGGTCTTGCGGATACTGCACTTAAAACTGCAAATGCTGGGTATTTAACAAGAAAATTAATTGACGTATCTCAAAATGTTAGAATTACAGTTGAAGATTGTGGAACTCACGAAGGTATCGAAATTACTGATATTACTTCAGGTAATGAATTAATTGAGAGTTTAGAAGAAAGAATTACAGGTAGAGTTATCGCTGAAGATATTATTGATCCTATTTCAAATGAAATTTTATTTGCAGAGGGTACATTAATTACTGAAGAAGATGCAAAAGTTGTTGCTGATGCTGAAGTAAAAGCTGTAACTATTAGAACTCCATTAACTTGTAAAGTTGAAAATGGATTATGTTCAAAATGTTATGGTCTAAATCTGGGTGAGCAAAGAAAAGCAAAACCAGGTGAAGCTGTTGGAGTTGTTGCTGCTCAATCAATTGGAGAGCCAGGAACTCAGCTTACGCTACGAACTTTCCACGTTGGGGGAACAGCATCTGCTACTCAAACAGAAAGAGAATTAAAAGCTGATAAAGAAGGTTTCATTAGATACTATAACATCAAAAAACATGTTAAATCTGATGGAAAAATCATTGTTGCAAATAGAAGAAATGCGGGTGTTTTATTAGTTGAACCAAAAATTAATGCACCATTTAAAGGTAAAGTTACAGTTGAAACAATTCATGAAGAAACAATTTTAACTATTACAAATGGAAAAGACACTAAAAAATATTATTTAAGAAAAAATGATGTTGCAAAAGCAAATGAATTAGCTGGTATTTCTGGAAAAATCGAAGGTAAATTATATTTACCTTATTCAAACGGTGATGAAGTAGAACAAAATGAATCTATCGTTGAGATGATTAAAGATGGATGGAATGTACCAAATAGAATCCCATTTGCTTCAGAATTAAAAGTTGAAGATGGAGCACCTATTACTTCAATTATTACTTCAGGAGCTAAAGGTACTGTTAAATATTATAAATTAATAGGTGATTATTTAGAAAGAAGAGAAGATATTAAAGCTGGTGATACAGTAAGTGATAAAGGTGTATTCGCAGTTATCGTTGATGGTGAAGATAGAGAAGCACTAAGACATTATATTGCACGTGGTTCATTAATTGAATTAAATGATAATACAAATGTTGAAAAAGAATCTGTAATTGCAGTACCAAAAGTTTCTGCACAAGTAGTAATTGCTGAATGGGATCCATATGCAAACCCAACAATTGCTGAAAAAGCTGGAACAATATCATTTGAAGATATTATCCCAGGAGTTACTGTTTCTGAGCAATTTGATGAATTAACAGGAACTTCTAAATTAGTTGTTAATGAGTATATTCCAAGTGGATATAAACCAACAATTATTTTAGCAACAGATGATAAAGAGATTATTAGATATTCACTTGATCCTAAAACTTCGTTAAACGTTGCAGAAGGTAAAAAAGTTGAAGTTGCTGATATTCTTGGTAAAACACCAAAAGCAACTCAAAAATCAAAAGATATTACTGGGGGTCTTCCAAGAGTATCTGAATTATTTGAAGCTAGACGACCAAAAAATATTGCTGTATTAGCATCATTTGACGGTGTTGTAACATTTGGTAAACCATTAAGAAATAAACAAAGAATTATTATCTCTGATAACACAGGTAATAATAGTGAGTATTTAGTAGAGAAATCTAAACAAATTCTTGTACATGAAGGTGAGTTCGTTCATGCTGGTGAAGCATTAACAGATGGTCAAACTTCTCCTCATGATGTATTAAGAATTCTTGGAGAAAAAGCTTTACATTACTTTATTGTTTCTGAAGTACAACAAGTATATAGATCTCAAGGGGTTAATATTGCTGATAAACATATTGAGGTAATTACATCTCAAATGTTAAGACAAGTTGCTATTTTAGACGGTGGAGATACTAAATTTATCGTTGGAGACATGGTTTCTAAAAAGAAATTCAAAATTGAAAATGCTAAAGTAATTAAATTAGGTGGAGAACCTGCAATTGCTGAACCTTTATTATTAGGTATCACAAGAGCTGCCGTTACATCTGATTCTATTATCTCAGCTGCTTCTTTCCAAGAAACAACAAAAGTTTTAACAGAAGCTGCTATATCTGCTAAAATGGATATGTTAGAAGACTTAAAAGAAAATGTTGTTATTGGTAGAACTATTCCTGTTGGAACAGGTCTATACAAAAACCAAAAAATTAAATTTTCTGAACATTAA